The genomic window CGAGGCTTACTACAACGACTACCTCTCGGGCGTTGACGGCAGAAGCGTTATCGCAAAGGACAGAGACGGCGAGGCTATACCCTACAAGTACAAGCAGAGCTTCGATGCGCAGGACGGCGACTCGCTCTACCTCAATATCGACACGACTATTCAGCTCTACCTCGAAAGCGCTCTCAAAAAGTCGGTCGATGAATTCAACCCCAAGGAGCGTGCCTGCGGCATAATCATGAACCCCAAGACCGGTCAGGTGTACGCTATGGCGACTATCAGGGGCTGTGACCCTAACCACCCGAACGATGTTTTCGACGAGAACTACGCCCAGATACTTGCAGGCATGGACGAGGACAGCAAGGAATACCAGAAGGAGCATATAAGATACCTCACAAAGCAGTGGACGAACAAGGCTATCTCGGAGCTTTACAACCCCGGCTCGGTATTCAAGGTAATAACCGGTTCGTCAGCACTTGAAGAAAAGGCTATAACCCTCGACGGCCCCTTCAACTGCGGCGGCAGCCTTACCGTTCAGGGGCAGGAGATACACTGCTGGTCGTACCCTCAGGGACACGGCGGCCAGAGCTTTGCTCAGGCGATAATCAACTCCTGTAACCCGGCGTTTATGGAGATAGGCGCAAAGCTCGGCGTTAAGGGCTTCTGCAATTACTTCAGGGCATACGGCCTTACCGAAAAGACAGGCATCGACCTGCCTAACGAAGCCGACAGCTTCTATTACACAGAAGATACTATGTCTGACGTTGACCTTGCAGTTTCGAGCTTCGGTCAGGCAAACAAGATAACACCCATTCAGATGATAACCTCATATTCTGCGGCAATAAACGGCGGATATCTCGTCACACCGCAGATAGTCAACAAGATAGTTGACTCAAACGGCAAGATAGTCAAGGAATTTGACCCCGTTATCAAGAGACAGGTAATATCCGAGGAGACTTCCAAGGATATGCGTGACGTGCTCGAATACAACGTAACTACCGAGCATTCGGGCAACTGCTATATCCAGGGCTACAAGATAGGCGGTAAGTCGGGTACATCGCAGAAGATGGACGTTGACCCGACAGGTAACACGCACGTCGGCTCTTACTGTGCTTTCGCACCGGCTGACGACCCGCAGGTGATAATCCTTGTCATGGTAGACGAGCCGCAGGGCGAGAAATACTACGGCGCACAGGTCGCAACGCCTGTCTGCGTCGAGGCTATGACACAGGTGCTCCCTTACCTCGGCTTCTTCCCTGAGTATACCGAGGAGGAGCTTGCAGAGATACAGGTGTCTGTTCCCAACGAGCAGTATCTGCCGGTAAGCGAAGCCAAGAGCGCTATCGAAGCACTCGGCCTGAACGTCAAGGTAGTCGGCAGCGGTGACTCGGTGCTCAAACAGTCGCCGGCAGGCGGCACGCTCGTCAAGAGCGGTACTGTCGTGCTCTACACAGACGACACGCCCGAGCAGATGTACACTGTTCCGCCGCTTACAGGCCTTAACAAGGAAAACGCTATCGAGACAGTCGAGCAGAGCGGCCTTAATATCTGCGTAAAGGGCAACGACTCAGACGCAGAAAAGGCAGTAGCCCTCAACGACCAGAGCATAGAGGCCGGCAAGCAGGTGCCGGAGGGTACTATCGTGTCAGTAACTATAACAGCAGTCGATGCACTGCATGAATAAGGAGCAGAATAAATGGGATTTTTAAATGCACTTTTTGGCAGGGAGAAAGAGGAAAAGCTGACAGTCGAGCATGAGCAGGCGGAAAAAACCGTGTACTTCCCTCTCGGGGAGTTCCATTTTGTTGATGCTGCAAACTGTGTGCCGCCCGAGTTTGGCTATGAGGGCGAGATAGAGTGGTTTGAGACGGCGGATGCCGATGACCCGTATGAAAGAATGCTCGGAGTTTATATCGACAGAGATACCGTGGATTCGCAGGGGGCTGACCTTTGCTACAGAAGGCTTGAGGAGTATGCCGCTGACAAGAGGGGTACCGAGAGAACGGTCAAGCAGGCAGCGGCGGAGTATTTTTTAAACGAGCGCAGCGATTTGTTTTTTGACAAAAGGCCAAATGATGCGGCAGAGCTTGCTGATGGCTTTGAGCTAAGATATATAAGCATATACAGAAACGGCGACACTGTTTTTTCATTGGAGCAGTATTCCTCCCTTGCGATAGAAGGAGATGTGTATGTAACATTCAGGGCTGACGGCAGCGTAGAATTTAGGTATACAGAAGGGTAAGGAGAAATTGATATGAAACTTTCACAGCTTTTGGAGGGGGTAGCGCAGACCTCCCTTCCCGATATCGACATCACGGATATAACAAGTGACACCAGAAAGGAAATGCGCCCGGGCTTTGCATTTGTGTGCATAAAGGGCAATACCTTTGACGGGCACGACAGCGCAGAGGAAATGATAAAGCGTGGCGCAAAGGTCATAATAGCTGAGCGTGACTTAGGGCTTGAAAACCAGGTCATCGTTGAAAACACAAGGGCTGCATATCCTGTGCTCTGCCTTAACTTCTTCGGCAGCCCGCAGAAGAAGATAAAGCTCATAGGCGTAACAGGCACAAACGGCAAGACTACTATCACGACTGTGACAAAGCGCATATTTGACAAGCTCGGCATAAAGGCAGGGCTTATAGGCACTGTCAGCAACGAGATAAACGACCGTGTGATACACACCGAGCGCACCACCCCCGAGCCGTATGACCTTGCAGAGCTTTTCGGCGAAATGGTCAAGGAGGGCTGCGAATACTGCATCATGGAGGTGTCGTCTCAGGGTCTTGAGCAGAAAAGGCTTGAGGGCTGCCATTTCACGGTAGGTGCATTCACGAACCTCACGCAGGACCATCTCGATGTCCACGGAACTATGGAAAATTACTATAACGCCAAGAAGATACTCTTTTCGATATCAGACAAGGCTATAATAAACATAGACGATGATTACGGCAAGAGATATTTTAACGAGATAAGCATTCCCAAGAAGACGCTCTCGGTAAAGGGCGAGGGCGATTACAATGCCGAGAACATCAGACTCACAGCACACGGGCTTGAATATGACTTCAACGACGGCAGCGCAAAATATCCTGTGAGATTTGCAATGCCGGGAATGTTCAACGCATCGAACTCGCTGACTGTTATTGCGATATTTGAAGCACTCGGCTTTGACGCTGCGAAGATAGTTCCGCTCCTGGGCGAGATAGAGGGCGTCAGGGGCAGAGTCGAGGTAGTGCCTACCGGCAGGGACTTTACGGTGATATGCGACTATGCGCACACGCCTGATGCTCTTGTCAACGTGCTCTCGACTATCAAGGAGTGCTCGGACGGCACGCTCAGATGCCTTTTCGGCTGCGGCGGCAACAGAGATGCCAAGAAGCGTCCGCTCATGGCAAAGGCTGCGGCGGAGTATGCTGATTTTCTTATCGTTACATCTGATAACCCGAGGAACGAAGACCCCGAGCTTATCATAAAGGATATACTCCCCGGCTTGGAGGGTACTGACAAGCCCTACATCACGATAACCGACAGGCGTGAGGCTATTCACTGGGCTGTAAAGAACGCAAAGAGCGGTGACATCATCGTGCTCGCAGGAAAAGGGCACGAGGATTATCAGATACTTGCAGGCATGAAGAAGATACACTTTGACGAGCGTGAGGTAGTAGCCGAGGCGCTTGCAGAGCTTGACGGCTGACCTGCAAAGGGTACACTTTGGTATCCGGGAAAGCAATAAAAAAGAGAGGACGGTAAAGACCGATGGTAAATATGACATTAAAAGAAATAGTTGAGGTGGTTGACGGCAGCTTTGGTTTTCCGTCCGACATCGAGGTGTCGAGCGTATGCACCGACACAAGAGCCATAAAGGCAGGGTGCGTTTTCATAGCACTCAAAGGCGAGAACTTTGACGGCCACGACTTTGCAGCGCAGGCTACCGAGCTCGGTGCTGAGGCCGTTATCACCGAGCGCCCGATAGAGAACGCAAAGTGCATAGTCGTTGATTCGACAAGGCGTGCGCTTTTAAACCTCGCCTGCCATTACAGGAATAAGTTTGAGATACCGCTTATAGGCGTTACAGGCAGCGTCGGCAAGACATCTACCAAGGAAATGATAGCAAGCGTGCTGTCGCAGGGATATAAGACCCTTAAGACAGAGGGCAACCACAACAACGAGATAGGCCTGCCGCTCACACTTTTCGAGATAGAGAAGGACACACAGGCGGCCGTAATAGAGATGGGCATGAACCACTTCGGCGAGATATCACGCCTTTCCCTCTGCGCCTGCCCGACTATCGCTGTGATAACCAACATAGGATTCTCGCACATCGAGAACCTTGGCACGCAGGAGGGCATACTCAAAGCCAAAATGGAGATACTCGACGGCTGCTCATACGACGCACCGCTTGTTATTAACGGCGACGACAAGCTGCTTGCAAATGTCACCCCCCGTGGCGGCAGAAGGACTGTAAGCTACTCGATGTCAAAGAAAAGCTGCGATGTATACGCTTCAAACATAAAGACAGACGGCGGCGTGATAACACTTGATATAAACAGCAAGGCAGGCGTGACACCTGTTACGATAAACTGCTACGGCGAGCATAATATAAAGAACGCTCTTGCGGCATTTGCCGTTGGTCTGGAGCTCGGCATGAGCACTGAGGACATGGCAAAGGGCATAGCAGCCTTCAAGCCCGACGGCATGAGGCAGAATATTCAGCAGCGTAACGGCATAACCATGATAATAGACTGCTACAACGCAGCACCCGACTCGATGAAGGCCGGCATATCCGTGCTCTCGCAGGTCAATGTGGCTGAGGGCGGCAGAAGGATAGCCGTTATCGCCGATATGCTCGAAATGGGCAAGATGGCGCCCAAGCTGCACAAAATGGTAGGCGAGGCACTTGGTGTCAGCACGACTGATATGATATTCTGCTACGGCGAGAACGCTAAGTATTTCATAGAGGGCGCTGTAAAGAAAGGCTTTGACAAGGATAAGTGCTTCCACTTCGAGACGAGGGAGGAGCTTACAGAAGCAGTCAAGGCAGAAGTCAAGCCCGGCGATGCAGTATGGTTCAAGGGCAGCCGTGGCATGAAGCTCGAAGAAGTTGTAGATGCATTATAACGAGCTGACGCCCTACGGGGGCGTGCTTATGGCACTGAGCTTTATTCTGAGCCTCAGCTCCGGGATAATGCTCATACCGATATTCCGGTTTTACAAGACAGGCATATACAAGCCGCACATCGGCGACAGGCTCAGGGGTGACGATTCATCGCCACGATTTGGCGGAGCGCTGATGATGCTTGGCATAGCGGCAGGCGGTGTGGGAAGCATCGCCGTGCTGCAGGCAGGCGGAGGCTTTGACAGCACACCGCAGAAAAGGTGTGCAGCGGCGCTTTTGTATATATTCATGGCCTTTGCAGCAGGCTTTATGCAGGACTACGTCAAGCAGAAGCTCAACCGCCCGGCAGGGCTAAAGGGCGGCTTGCTGTTTTTGTACCTCTGGGGGCTCTCCTGCGGCTTCCTGATAGCGCTTAAGCTGATATGCGGAAGCACAGGCGAGGTGCTGCTGCCTTTCAGGCTCGGCTTTCTGAGCTTCGGGGCATTCTATTACCCGGTCACAGGGCTTGTGATGACGCTGTGCATATACGCATTCAGGGTACACGACAGCTACGGCGGCGAGGAGGAATACTGCTGCGAGGGGCTCATGGGCACGGGAACGGTGCTGATATCGCTTTTCTTTGCGGTGATGACACAAAGCGACTGCTCGCTTATCGGCTATATCACCGCCGGCTCGGCAGCAGGACTGATGATATGGAGTATGTATCCTGCCAAGATATACTTCGGCGAGAGCGGACAGATAATTTGCGGTGCTGCTTTTTGTGCAATGTGTATAGTATCAAATAACGAAATACTATTGATATTTCTCCCGATTTCTGCTATAATAGATATGTTAAGCACTTGTATACGTTTTCTGCACTACAGAAGGACGAAAAATGTGCTGCTCCTGGGTGGGAGCCTTCATGCTCACCTTAAGGCAAAGGGCATGAGTGATACAAAGATAATACTATGGTCATTGCCTCTGACCCTCGGAGGGATAGCAGCAGGCGTGATGTTTATTATCTACAGTAATAATGTGATGAGTGCTTAGATGATGTGACACCGTAAAAAGACAGATAAGCGGTGTTGTGTGGCAAATGTGTAAAAGACAATGAAGAAGGGTGGTGTGTTTTCTGGCGCCAAAGGAAATAAAGCGTATGCGTGACGGGAGCCTTGTTTATGAGCGCAAGGGCTTCAGCGTCAAGAAACATACCGAGATAGAGCTTGGCTCGTCTAAGGACGTGGCCACAGAGAGAAACGTTTTCTCGATAAAACCGGTATTCTCCAGGATAGACCGTTCGTTTCTGATACTTGTGCTGGTGCTGCTCGGGTTCGGACTTATAATGATGTTCTCGGCGAGCTATGCGTGGGGTCTTGAACAGGGCGACGGCTACTTTTACATAAAAAAACAGGCGATATTCGCAGTCATAGGCCTTGCGGTCATGTGGGTGGCGTCGATCATAGATTACCATAACTACTTAAATACCAAGGTGGCGTTCGGTTTCTTCGGGCTTATGTGCCTGCTGACACTGTATACGGCGATAGCCGGTACTGCGACGGCGGACGCTTCAAGGTGGATAGTTGTGGGCTCGTTCCGCTTCCAGCCGTCTGAGCTTCTGAAAATATCGCTGATAATAGTTTTTGCATACACAGGTGCGGTAAATTTCCCGAAATATGCAAGCTGGAAGTATTCGACGATACCCTTTGCGGTGTATCTCGGCACAGCGGCAGGTCTGCTCGCACTCCAGAGACATATCTCGGCTGTACTGCTTATTTCGATACTTGGTCTTTCGCTTATGTTTGTAAGCGGTGTGCCGCTAAAGACATTTCTTAAATTCCTGGCTGTGCTGCTCGCAGCAGGCGTTGCGCTTGCATTCGTGCTGTACTTCGTAAAGGGAGATTTCTCCTACATATCAGACAGGATAAAGGGGTGGAAAGACCCCATGTCGGACGTTCAGGGCAGCACGCACCAGACCTATAACGCACTTTTAGCTATAGGCTCGGGCGGTGTGTTCGGGCTCGGCTTCGGTGAGTCAAGGCAGAAATACCTCTACCTCTCCGAGTCGCAGAACGACTTCGTTTTCGCCATAGTCTGCGAGGAATTCGGGCTTATCGGTGCGATAGTCGTTATACTGCTCTTTTCACTGCTGATAGTTCACGGCTTCTATATAGCTTCCCGTGCCAAGGACAGGTTCGGTATGCTGATAGCGTCGGGAATAACCATACAGATAGGCTCACAGGCACTTCTTAACATGATGGTCGCCTGCAACGCCTTCCCGAATACGGGTATATCGCTGCCGTTTTTCAGCTACGGCGGAACGGCGCTTATAATAACTCTTGCCGAGATAGGGATTATACTCAACGTTTCCCGTCAGGCCAAGACAAAGAAAAAGAGATAGTCTGGTTCACATTTGAATGTATCGCTCCTTAGGGCGAGTACGGTAAAGCGGCCAGACCGCAAATTGATAATTGCCCGAATGGGCATAACGTGCGCCGTCGGCGCACACCATAATTATGCATTATGCATTGTGCATTTTGCATTTAAGAAGGTGTAATTATGTTAAAGGTACTGCTTGCAGGCGGAGGAACGGCAGGTCATATAAATCCTGCGCTCGCCATTGCGGAGATAATAAAGGAGCATCGCCCCGATGCGGAGTTTGCCTTTGCCGGCAACCCCAAAAAGCTCGAAGCGACGATAATACCCAAGGCAGGCTACAGGTTTGAGGGTATAAATGTCGAGGGCATACAGAGAAAGCCGAGCTTTGAGAATATAAAGAAAAATATCCACGCAATGGGCTGCCTTATGAAGACAGGCCCCCGTGCAAAGCAGATAATAAATGACTTCAAGCCTGACCTTGTGGTGGGTACAGGCGGCTATGTGTCGGGTCCTGTGCTCAGAAAAGCACAGCAGATGGGCATTCCTACCGCCCTGCACGAAGCAAATGCCTTTGCAGGCGTCACCACAAAGCTGCTCTCTAAAAAGGCAGATGCTATAATGCTCACCGTCAAGGACACAAAGAACCTTGACCCCAAGGTGATGTCAAAGGTCACAGTGACCGGCCTGCCTGTAAGAAAGGCATTCGATTCGATGTCTAAGGAGCAGGCAAAGGAAAAGCTGGGCTTTGCTAAAGACGAGGTGTGCGTGCTCTCATGCGGCGGCAGCCTCGGTGCAATGACGATAAACGAGAGCGTATTAAAGCTCCTGAAATGGTATCAGGATAAGGGGATAGTGGTAAACCACATCCATTCCTACGGCACATATGCCGGCTATAAGGATTACCCCGACAGGCTAAAAGCGCTCGGGATCGACTTTGAAAACGACAGCAGAAGACTTATAAGCGATTATATAAATATGCCTGTGTGCATGGCGGCGGCTGACCTTGTGATAACACGCTGCGGTGCGTCAACGCTCATAGAGCTTGAAGCTATAGGCAGAGGGGCTGTGCTGATACCCTCACCGCACGTTGCGGAAAATCATCAGTACCACAACGGCATGGTGCTCGAAAGAGCAGGCGCAGGCAAGGTCATCGAGGAGAAGGACCTTACGGACGAGCTGTTCATCAGCACGGTCGAGAGCCTTATCAAGGACATAGACAAACTTGATGAGCTCGGTAAAAACTGTGCGTCACTATATATAAAAGATACAAATGACAGGATATGGGGAGTGCTTGAAAAGCTGATCAAATAAGGCGGCAGGCAAATGGAAGCAAATAGAAGTGTTCGGATCTAAGGAGAAGTAGTTTTATGTCAAAAATAAACCCATCAATGGGCGGGCTTGAGATGCCCGAGGGTATGGATGTTAATCAGGAGCTCGGAAAACAGCTCTTAAATGACAATCTCGGCAGGCATGGAAAGCAGATGGCCAGCCAGCTGAATATGCTTGAGAGCGCCGACTTTGCCAACGCATCGACAAAGTATGACGGCATCGAGAAGATAGAGAACCTCTCTAACGCAAAGGCAAAGGCCAAGAGGGAGGAAGAGCTCGACTTTATGAAGAGCATCGCCAAAAAGCCCGTGCCTACGAGGAAGACTATCGACAACGATACAAGAAAGAAGATAAAGATCGGCAGCGGATATGTCTCGCTCAGGAAGTTCGTTATCGTATGCTCTGTCATTCTTGCTGTGTTTGTGGCTTTTGCGCTGTTTATACCGCCGGTGTTCGTGACTAATGTTATCGACTCGCAGGTCGGCGATGAGAATATTTTCGCATCAAAGAACATAAACGAGCTCAGAGTAGAGTATGCGGACAAGTATTCAATGGAGGATAACCAGGCTCTTAAGTCGGAAAAGGCTGAGAACTACAGAGAGGTCTACATTAAGTTCTATGTGGTCAATATGTCGATATTCCAGACAAGGATACCGCAGTTTGAGCTGATGACCAGCCGCTCAAAGAGTCCCGACAGGATAGTATATGTAGGAAACGAGAACCCCCACACCACAATACAGCCCTTCTCCAAGGCAGAGGTCACTGTAAAGGTGCTGGTGAATGTAGAGAATATGACAAACGGCGATTTTGCCGACCTTATAAAGGGTATGGTGTTCTGCACCGTTGATATGGACAGAATGGTCGCAAGATCGACCTACTGCCCGTCTATACCGGCTGTAATATTCGTGTCAGATGAGCTGACGCTCTCTATGAACTGATATTTTCACAAAACACTCAGAATGTGCATATTATGACTTCGTACCGAGCTTTTTGGGAAAGAAGGAAATGATATGCAGGGTTTTATTATCGAGGGCGGAACGCCTTTAAAGGGAGAGATACGCACCTCCGGCTCTAAAAATGCGGCGCTGCCGATAATTGCCGGGTGCCTGCTCGTAAACGGCGAGGTGAGGATAAACGACTGCCCATGCCTGAGCGATGTGTATTCCTCAGTGAGGATACTGTCATGCCTCGGGTGCAAAAGCTGTATGAGCGGCGGTGTGCTGACTGTCAGCTGCAAGGATATCTCAAACGACCACATACCCGACAAGCTGATGAGGCTCATGCGGTCGTCGGCGCTCTATCTCGGGGCGTGTATAGGCAGGCTCGGGAGCTGTACGCTTTCCTATCCGGGAGGGTGCGAGCTGGGGGCAAGACCTATCGACCTGCACCTTTCGGCACTTGAAAAAATGGGTGTGTGCATAAACGAAAAACACGGCGTAATAGAGTGCAGCTGCCCAAACGGCCTGCACGGGGCGCATATCTCGCTCTCGTTCCCGTCGGTGGGGGCGACTGAGAATATAATGCTTGCGGCATCTCTCGCAAGGGGCGAGACTGTGATATACAACAGCGCCCGTGAGCCTGAGATAGCCGACCTTGCAAGGTTTCTGCGTGCGTGCGGAGCTGATATCGCCGGCGAGGGGACTTCTGTTGTAAGGATAAACGGCGTAAAAGAGCTCCACGGCTGCGAATACACCGTGATGCCCGACAGGATAGTGACTGCTACATATCTGTGTGCGGCAGCGCTGGCAGGCGGAGAGCTCATGATAACAAATGCAAGAGCCTGCGAGCTCAGGCCTGTTATAGATGTGCTCTGCGAGGCAGGGTGCGATGTCTACGGATATGATGACAGGATCTATATAAGCAGAAAACGGCCTCTGAAGGCTGTGGGAACTGTAAGAACAATGCCCTACCCGGGCTTTCCGACAGATGCGCAGCCGCTTATAACGGCAGTGCTTTCAAGGGCGGCAGGTGTCAGCGTGGTGGCAGAAAATATATTTGAGAACCGCTTCCGTGCAAACCCCGAGCTCGTGCGTATGGGCGCACAGATCAAAACAGAGGGCAGGATAGCGGTGATAGAGGGTACTCAAAGCCTTTACGGTGCCCGTGTCATGGCGGCAGACCTGAGAGCAGGTGCGGCACTGACAGCGGCAGCGATATCGGCTCAGGGTATAACAGAGCTTGGGAATATAGAGTATATCGACAGGGGCTATGAAAGGTTAGAAAAGGCTCTTTCCTCTGTCGGGGCAAGGATAATGAGAACGCAGATATAAGAAATAACAAGGGAAGATAGAATGAAAAAGAAA from Ruminococcus sp. NK3A76 includes these protein-coding regions:
- a CDS encoding penicillin-binding transpeptidase domain-containing protein, with the protein product MTDKPTFSMKKRLNIVILAAFAAVVAYLIYSIFKVTVKDAKMWQELANSQQLQSTVVKASRGAIYDAKSQVLAQSSTVYNVYADPVMLKEQLKAKDDKIEKIKQDISEEDDSKKRAEYQKTLDECKSADKLYDELVALLSEELMVEAKTVKEKCEADTMYEIIKKEVEKTTCDKINKFLSDNELDGIRCEPTTKRFYPQNELAGAVLGYINADGDGVYGIEAYYNDYLSGVDGRSVIAKDRDGEAIPYKYKQSFDAQDGDSLYLNIDTTIQLYLESALKKSVDEFNPKERACGIIMNPKTGQVYAMATIRGCDPNHPNDVFDENYAQILAGMDEDSKEYQKEHIRYLTKQWTNKAISELYNPGSVFKVITGSSALEEKAITLDGPFNCGGSLTVQGQEIHCWSYPQGHGGQSFAQAIINSCNPAFMEIGAKLGVKGFCNYFRAYGLTEKTGIDLPNEADSFYYTEDTMSDVDLAVSSFGQANKITPIQMITSYSAAINGGYLVTPQIVNKIVDSNGKIVKEFDPVIKRQVISEETSKDMRDVLEYNVTTEHSGNCYIQGYKIGGKSGTSQKMDVDPTGNTHVGSYCAFAPADDPQVIILVMVDEPQGEKYYGAQVATPVCVEAMTQVLPYLGFFPEYTEEELAEIQVSVPNEQYLPVSEAKSAIEALGLNVKVVGSGDSVLKQSPAGGTLVKSGTVVLYTDDTPEQMYTVPPLTGLNKENAIETVEQSGLNICVKGNDSDAEKAVALNDQSIEAGKQVPEGTIVSVTITAVDALHE
- a CDS encoding UDP-N-acetylmuramoyl-L-alanyl-D-glutamate--2,6-diaminopimelate ligase translates to MKLSQLLEGVAQTSLPDIDITDITSDTRKEMRPGFAFVCIKGNTFDGHDSAEEMIKRGAKVIIAERDLGLENQVIVENTRAAYPVLCLNFFGSPQKKIKLIGVTGTNGKTTITTVTKRIFDKLGIKAGLIGTVSNEINDRVIHTERTTPEPYDLAELFGEMVKEGCEYCIMEVSSQGLEQKRLEGCHFTVGAFTNLTQDHLDVHGTMENYYNAKKILFSISDKAIINIDDDYGKRYFNEISIPKKTLSVKGEGDYNAENIRLTAHGLEYDFNDGSAKYPVRFAMPGMFNASNSLTVIAIFEALGFDAAKIVPLLGEIEGVRGRVEVVPTGRDFTVICDYAHTPDALVNVLSTIKECSDGTLRCLFGCGGNRDAKKRPLMAKAAAEYADFLIVTSDNPRNEDPELIIKDILPGLEGTDKPYITITDRREAIHWAVKNAKSGDIIVLAGKGHEDYQILAGMKKIHFDEREVVAEALAELDG
- the murF gene encoding UDP-N-acetylmuramoyl-tripeptide--D-alanyl-D-alanine ligase, whose product is MVNMTLKEIVEVVDGSFGFPSDIEVSSVCTDTRAIKAGCVFIALKGENFDGHDFAAQATELGAEAVITERPIENAKCIVVDSTRRALLNLACHYRNKFEIPLIGVTGSVGKTSTKEMIASVLSQGYKTLKTEGNHNNEIGLPLTLFEIEKDTQAAVIEMGMNHFGEISRLSLCACPTIAVITNIGFSHIENLGTQEGILKAKMEILDGCSYDAPLVINGDDKLLANVTPRGGRRTVSYSMSKKSCDVYASNIKTDGGVITLDINSKAGVTPVTINCYGEHNIKNALAAFAVGLELGMSTEDMAKGIAAFKPDGMRQNIQQRNGITMIIDCYNAAPDSMKAGISVLSQVNVAEGGRRIAVIADMLEMGKMAPKLHKMVGEALGVSTTDMIFCYGENAKYFIEGAVKKGFDKDKCFHFETREELTEAVKAEVKPGDAVWFKGSRGMKLEEVVDAL
- a CDS encoding putative peptidoglycan glycosyltransferase FtsW, producing MRDGSLVYERKGFSVKKHTEIELGSSKDVATERNVFSIKPVFSRIDRSFLILVLVLLGFGLIMMFSASYAWGLEQGDGYFYIKKQAIFAVIGLAVMWVASIIDYHNYLNTKVAFGFFGLMCLLTLYTAIAGTATADASRWIVVGSFRFQPSELLKISLIIVFAYTGAVNFPKYASWKYSTIPFAVYLGTAAGLLALQRHISAVLLISILGLSLMFVSGVPLKTFLKFLAVLLAAGVALAFVLYFVKGDFSYISDRIKGWKDPMSDVQGSTHQTYNALLAIGSGGVFGLGFGESRQKYLYLSESQNDFVFAIVCEEFGLIGAIVVILLFSLLIVHGFYIASRAKDRFGMLIASGITIQIGSQALLNMMVACNAFPNTGISLPFFSYGGTALIITLAEIGIILNVSRQAKTKKKR
- a CDS encoding UDP-N-acetylglucosamine--N-acetylmuramyl-(pentapeptide) pyrophosphoryl-undecaprenol N-acetylglucosamine transferase — protein: MLKVLLAGGGTAGHINPALAIAEIIKEHRPDAEFAFAGNPKKLEATIIPKAGYRFEGINVEGIQRKPSFENIKKNIHAMGCLMKTGPRAKQIINDFKPDLVVGTGGYVSGPVLRKAQQMGIPTALHEANAFAGVTTKLLSKKADAIMLTVKDTKNLDPKVMSKVTVTGLPVRKAFDSMSKEQAKEKLGFAKDEVCVLSCGGSLGAMTINESVLKLLKWYQDKGIVVNHIHSYGTYAGYKDYPDRLKALGIDFENDSRRLISDYINMPVCMAAADLVITRCGASTLIELEAIGRGAVLIPSPHVAENHQYHNGMVLERAGAGKVIEEKDLTDELFISTVESLIKDIDKLDELGKNCASLYIKDTNDRIWGVLEKLIK
- the murA gene encoding UDP-N-acetylglucosamine 1-carboxyvinyltransferase, translating into MQGFIIEGGTPLKGEIRTSGSKNAALPIIAGCLLVNGEVRINDCPCLSDVYSSVRILSCLGCKSCMSGGVLTVSCKDISNDHIPDKLMRLMRSSALYLGACIGRLGSCTLSYPGGCELGARPIDLHLSALEKMGVCINEKHGVIECSCPNGLHGAHISLSFPSVGATENIMLAASLARGETVIYNSAREPEIADLARFLRACGADIAGEGTSVVRINGVKELHGCEYTVMPDRIVTATYLCAAALAGGELMITNARACELRPVIDVLCEAGCDVYGYDDRIYISRKRPLKAVGTVRTMPYPGFPTDAQPLITAVLSRAAGVSVVAENIFENRFRANPELVRMGAQIKTEGRIAVIEGTQSLYGARVMAADLRAGAALTAAAISAQGITELGNIEYIDRGYERLEKALSSVGARIMRTQI